A window of the Lactuca sativa cultivar Salinas chromosome 7, Lsat_Salinas_v11, whole genome shotgun sequence genome harbors these coding sequences:
- the LOC128127422 gene encoding protein PELPK1-like, producing MASTSYLYIFAIALFSITTNEMCFASRNLLQATTFPTLPQPQIPTIPTMPQPQIPTIPTMPQPQMPTIPTLPLPQIPSIPNMPKVSLPPLPSMPTIPNFPTTLPNIPFFAPPPSKK from the coding sequence ATGGCTTCCACCTCCTACCTTTACATTTTTGCAATTGCACTATTCTCAATTACAACAAATGAGATGTGTTTTGCTTCCCGCAATTTGCTGCAAGCAACCACATTCCCGACACTGCCACAACCACAGATACCAACAATCCCGACAATGCCACAGCCACAGATACCAACAATCCCGACAATGCCACAACCACAAATGCCCACCATCCCCACACTGCCACTACCACAAATACCCAGCATCCCTAACATGCCCAAAGTTTCATTGCCTCCATTGCCTTCTATGCCTACCATCCCTAACTTTCCAACAACTCTTCCCAATATTCCTTTCTTTGCTCCACCACCTTCCAAGAAGTAG